The DNA window TTGAATCTATTGAAATCAAACTGAAATTGCTTGTTATAACTGATGTTGAATAAACGTCTGATTCTCAACCATAACTGACACTGAATCAATATTGATTCAACCATCACCTAAAAGTCAGTCTGCAGCTACATTTTAGCTGATTATATATTGAAACAATGTTAGTGAATCAACACTGAGTCACCTATTATCTAAAAAGGTGCCTGGGATTGAATTTTGGTTGATTTTGATATATTGAAATAATGTTGCACTAATTAACTACAAGAAACCAGACCTTTTCatgagattttatttatttatacacttGTAAAACATGATATTGTTCTCAACATGTAAATGAATTTCAAGAAAacctttgctttaaaaaaaaaagaaaattagctaactcatttcacaaaacacatttcaaaaaaaaaatcaatgacaGTAAGTATGTCTTTTAAACAGTGAATGAAATCTTATagaacttttttttacattttaaaaatgtaggcCAGGAAAAAAAGGCCAGGACCGTTTAGTCACTATTCAAAACAAGAAATCACTGTTGAACACTGTTCAATGTTTTGATGGTCAACACACAGGTTATCATTCACATTACTGAATACAGTCACTATTCAGGTGGTCAGATGTTCTTCTTCCAACAAAccagattaaacaaaaccaaatataatTACCTAATCATTTACGTATCATTATGTAGCTAAGGGGATGGACAGAAAGTAACATCTGTCCAatatgtagaaaaggtttcagtcgtagtcatctggacactgttttcagaataaagacgtttcggctcccatccggaagtcattctcaattgtgaaaatggtctgagaatgacttccggatgggagccaaacgtcttgattctgaaaatagtgcctagatgactacgactgaaaccttttctacgatggaacactcctgggcgaatgagggactacaccatctgtCCAATATTTAATGCACTTAcattgcagttgttgttgtatttgactgaattttaatgtacagtatatgtttgtggacaaaataacaacttACAGTGTAATACAATCCCATTAAAAAATACCATGGCCTCAGAAATGACTATACAGCTAATTTCGACACAGTAACTCTGACAGAATAGTGCTTTCCCCCCAAGTATCTCCTGAGTGCAGCCAGTACTAAGCAGTAAATTAGTAAGTGACTAAGTATGCAGCCCAGACTTTGACAAAAGACTTTGCATTGCTGGCAAAAAAGGATATTTCAAGCAGCTCTCCACAATACAATATTgcgaaacatttattttgacctaAAATTCATTTCACTTACAGTACCTAAGCCGGTTGCAAGTTATGTAGGAAGCGCCCACTGGTCTCAAAGGAGGTGTCAGCACACAGCTTGAAATACTTTTAACAGGAATCCTGAAAAGGAACCCACAGAAAGTTTCCCTTTAACTGAAAAgatgactttaaaatgtttttgaagaaTTCTGTTTCTCTGAAGGATTTGAAGTCAAACTAACCTGATAAATCTTTTACGTTCTTTTAATAAACAATCGTCCATTTGCATCCCTTAGTTTAGCATATACAGTAAggataaaagtataaaaatggaTGTATATAATCTTACTAGTTTGATCACCAGCAAAGGTGACATTTAATAGTACAGCTAATTTCAGTAagttcaagttttaaaaaaagtttgttaTTAACCTAGCAAACATCTGTTTTCACCTATTTGATCAGCATAAAAGAGGCTATATTTAAGCAGAAGCCTGGTATTTGCTGGGGTCAATGAGACTGAAAATGAGACCCTATTTTAACATCACACATGCAAAtgactaacattagcttaatgcTAGCTGGCATAATTTTACAATAGTTAATTTACTTACCATTAACATTAGACAACCTGTAAAGACAGCAAGATAATGGCACTGGTTCAAATGTTTGCTATAAAAAAATAGCAGGCCATTTCTAAAGAACTTGAAAATTCTGCAAACTTCCATTTGGGGTTTCCTTTTTTACTGAGCTCCCCACCAGATCACCTTAAAATATTACAACTATTACAATCAATGGGCCAATTTGCCAAGACAATAATGTAGCTATGAGTTGACATAGCATTTTCCTTAGTTAAAAGATTAAAACTTACCTGCTTCTGCACAGGCTGGTGAGAAATGATGAAAACTTGGGCAGTTGAATATAGCATTTTTTGTAGGGGAGGGCTTGGATCTCCCTCCTCTATGCCATTTTCCTCCAAAAACGACATTGTTTTcttcattacatttatattatttagttGTCTTTGTCATCTAAAACCAAACAAGTTGAAGACGTGAAGTAagtgctttatttaaaacaaaagtgtcCTACACCCCCCTAAAATGGCTGTTCCCCAGTCcttgtttaatttgaaatatttcagctgGAAAGTTGGCAGTAGGCATTTTGACACaatattgattaaatgtttaaagtagATGTATCAACATCAACCACATTCCAACCTTTCTGACCATAACTCAGTGTTGAATTAACAACTTTTGCTATCTGGGATGAAACCTCAAACAGTTTGACAAagcagttatttaaataaaacttaagttttgaatgtgtttattttgttacacGCCATATTTCACAAATTTGGCGCCTTGGTCAATTGGGACTCTCAATGCTTAAGCTGGAATTTCAAATATAAATTGCGAATTTACAGGATCTGGCCAAAGTCATACTGTGTTAAGTTTTGTTCAATCTTTGTTTTACCTTTTGGCCTTAAGCAAAACAATTCAGATCTGTATGCACTTTGGCGTAAGACACTTTCAGGGTTGATGTAGTCACCTGCCAGACAGGAGCACCGACAGCTTGTCAATAGCAGTTTTTCCCTCTATGGCGAAGCAGTGGTCCTTGTCTATGGTGTGGATGTCTCCGTCACAACAGGCCACTATCTTCCCAAAATGTGTGCGTGACACCCCTAGTTTTTTAAACAAGCAGTTGTAAAGCTCCTGGAATTCTTTCTCAAAGGAAACGCTCCTCAGCCTGTAGGCAACATGCAAGACTTGTCCCAAACACACCCCAAAGAGCGCGAAACTCCATAAGAAATATTCCGTTGTGCAGGACTCCGACCATGCCCAGAGTGTGGAGCAGAAGAAGCCCAGAGTCAGGAAGGTGAACAGGTAGAGGAGTCCATAAAAGCCGCTGCCGCCCATGAAcccgaggaagaggaagatATTGGCGAGGTGAAACACGGAGCCCTCCGAGCCGTCTCTCCATTCCTCACATAACGGGTACACTCCCGCCGCTGGCTCCACCGTGAAATTGCTGGCTTCGAAGTCCGGAGGCTCCATGTCTACAGCAGTGAATAAAACTACcagcacatttcacacaaagTCATCCAGGGTCTCTCAGAGCCTATGGGGCACCCAGAAAAACACTACAACACTTATTCAATACGTCAATCGAATAGCTGACatctgactgtgtgaagaggaCTGAGTTAGCTGAGATACGACCGGAAAAGGTcttaatagaaaaaataaagctTGACACGGAAGCTTATGTGGGGAATCCGCCATAGCAGATAGAAGTAGAGTAGGAGGGAGGGGCGCAGAATACTAGAGCGAAAGAGTAGGAGAGGGTTAGGTGGGTATTTATAGGAAAGCCGGCATGATTGCGGAAACTCTTCTAGATCTAGATCTAGATCTTCCAATCTATGACTTCAAACGAAGGTAAGGCcagaaaaaatgtttgtggGGCTATATCAATGATAATCAAAAtaacaaagcttttattttgaccgtcaaaatgtctcatttatgtctgtatctgtgtggcTTGATACAGCAATAAAATATGATCT is part of the Siniperca chuatsi isolate FFG_IHB_CAS linkage group LG9, ASM2008510v1, whole genome shotgun sequence genome and encodes:
- the popdc3 gene encoding popeye domain-containing protein 3, translating into MEPPDFEASNFTVEPAAGVYPLCEEWRDGSEGSVFHLANIFLFLGFMGGSGFYGLLYLFTFLTLGFFCSTLWAWSESCTTEYFLWSFALFGVCLGQVLHVAYRLRSVSFEKEFQELYNCLFKKLGVSRTHFGKIVACCDGDIHTIDKDHCFAIEGKTAIDKLSVLLSGRIRVTVNGEFLHYIYPFQFLDSPEWDSLRPSEEGVFQVTLHADNPCRYAAWRRKKLYLLFAKHRYIAKIFALVVRNDIAEKLYSLNDKAFNRSGHRYDLRLPTYCHMPGTELEKADVFLQVPMQGGRTA